The Pirellulales bacterium genome contains the following window.
CGTCAAAGGTTCGCGCCGTCCCGTGGTCAAGAACAGCGACAACATCGGGCCCACGTGCTGCATCACGTGGGGTACGTTGTGGCGCGTCATGATCTCGCCCAGGCCCGCGGCCAGGCGATCGGCCTGGGCATGCAAGTGACCGTAGATCTGTTCGCCGTGTTCGGTGATTTCGTCGAGCATGGCTTCGGCGGCCGCCATGACGGCCGCGTTGCCTGAATAGACGCCACCGTGAAACATCCGCGCCGCAGCGATGTGCGACATGATTTCGGCCGACGCCCCGAACGCCGCCACTGGAAACCCGCCGCCAAGCGCCTTGGAAACGATCGTGATATCGGGCGTCACGCCGTAGAGTTGTTGTGCGCCCCCCGCGGCCACGCGCAGCCCCGTGATCACCTCGTCGAAGATCAACAAGGCGCCGTCTTCGTGCGCCAGGCGTTTCGCCTCGGCCAGAAAACCAGGCTGCGCCTCGAGCACGCCGCTGTTGCCCGCGATCGGCTCCATGATGACGGCCGCGACCTGTCCGCGGTGCTGCGCCAAGCAACGTTCCAGCAGTTCGGCGTCGTTCCACTCGACCGTGATCAAATCGTGCGGCGCGCCGTTCATGCCGATGGTGCCGGGTAAGGCAGGGCCCATGCGATCGGCGGGGAGTTGATCGAGAGGCGCATGGTAGCGATGAAAGACCGCATCACTCCAGCCGTGGTAATGGCCTTCGAAGGCGATGATCTTGCTCCGGCCCGTATGGGCCCGCGCCAAGCGCGTCGCCGAGGCCACGGCCTCGGTGCCCGTGCTGGAAAACCGCACCAGCTCCATCATCGGAAACAGCGCTTTGAGCTTTTCTGCGGTGCGGATGCTGATTTCCGTCGGAAAACCGAGTTGACTGCCGCTCTTGTGGATTTGAAAACTGACGGCGTCGAGGATTTTTTCCGGCCGGTGCCCGAACAAGAGGGGCCCGTAGGCCATGTTCAGGTCGATGTATTCGCGCCCTTCGATGTCCCATACCCGCGCGCCTTCGCCCCGGTCGGCAATCAGGGGGAGGTGATACGAAAGAACCCGCATCGTGCTGTTGTCGCCGCCGGCAATCGTGGCCTTGGCTCGGGCAAGGACCTCGCTATTGCGGTCGCGGGTTTGCTGCGTTTTCTTGGGGATCGTAGCCATAGGCGGGGCTTCTGACTCGGAGGGAACTACTCGGAGGAACCGACGGCACATCGCCTGTCCGGACATGCAAAGTCGTTCCAGACCACCCATTTTAATCAGAGACAATGGTGGTTGGGAGATGTTGGGCTGTTTGGGGTTCAAGGCAAAAAGGGTGTGCTTGTCGCGCATCTTTGCGAGGCAAGTTTGCGGAGTAGTGCGATGCCGGCAGCGTCGGCCGACCGCTTGGCAAGCGCCCCCCCCCGACCCGATGACTAAGCAATTAGGAATCTTGGGCATACCGGGAAAAATCCCTCTTCCCCGTGGGTGGTGGGGTCACCGGAGCAAGCCGGGCCTGGGGACGAGGTCCGATTCGTGAGTTGCCACTCCATGCGACGACCCCGATCGGGCCACCCTCCCGAACTTAAGCATGGCTGCCGGCCAGCCACCCTGTACTCCAGGCCGCTTGGAAGTTGTAGCCGCCGATGGGGCCATCCAGGTCGAGGACTTCGCCGGCAAAATAGAGCCCTGGCTGCAACTTGCTCTGCATCGTCTTGGAATCGACCTCATCGAGCGACACGCCGCCTGCCGTGACTTCGGCCTTCTTGAAGCCCAGCGTGCCCTCGAGCGGCACAACCAGCCGTTTGAGCGTGGCAGCCAATCGACCGCGTTCTGGCTTGGCAAGCTCGGCCCCTCGGCGTTCGGGGGGGATTTGAGCGATCCGCAGGACTTCGTCCGCAAGCCGGTGCGGAATCCACGTCGCCAGGATCACCCCCACCGTTCGCTTGCCGGCCGCAGCGGCCTGGAGGCGAAGTTCTTCGGACAAGACATCTTCTCGGCGGTCTGGAAGCAAGTCGATTTCAGCAACCAGTCTCGTCGGATGGGGATGCCTGGAAACGACCCGGCTGACATCGAGCGCCGCAGGGCCCGTCAGGCCGAAGTGCGCGAACAGCAGCGAGCTGCGCCGTTCGGCCAAAGTGCGATCGCCTTCGCGTATCCGCAG
Protein-coding sequences here:
- a CDS encoding aspartate aminotransferase family protein — encoded protein: MATIPKKTQQTRDRNSEVLARAKATIAGGDNSTMRVLSYHLPLIADRGEGARVWDIEGREYIDLNMAYGPLLFGHRPEKILDAVSFQIHKSGSQLGFPTEISIRTAEKLKALFPMMELVRFSSTGTEAVASATRLARAHTGRSKIIAFEGHYHGWSDAVFHRYHAPLDQLPADRMGPALPGTIGMNGAPHDLITVEWNDAELLERCLAQHRGQVAAVIMEPIAGNSGVLEAQPGFLAEAKRLAHEDGALLIFDEVITGLRVAAGGAQQLYGVTPDITIVSKALGGGFPVAAFGASAEIMSHIAAARMFHGGVYSGNAAVMAAAEAMLDEITEHGEQIYGHLHAQADRLAAGLGEIMTRHNVPHVMQHVGPMLSLFLTTGRREPLTTYREVRQHADFEKYIEFQHALQRAGVYFHPNLFEPMYLSTAHTADDLDEVFERVEDACRCLWPR